The Prosthecomicrobium sp. N25 nucleotide sequence CCGGGCGATCTTGCCTTCCATGAAGCCGAGGATCGACTCCTTCGACGGCTCCCGGTCCTTGCGCGGCACCACCACCAGGAGCGGCCTTTCGTCCCACTTCGGATGGGCGATCCCGATCACCGCCGCCTCAGCGACGTCCGGATGGCCGACCGCCAGGTTCTCCAGGTCGATCGACGAGATCCACTCGCCGCCCGACTTGATGACGTCCTTCGCCCGGTCGGTGATCTGCATGTAGCCGTAGGGATCGATCGTCGCGACGTCGCCGGTATCGAACCAGTGCTCGGCATCGAAGGACTCCGCGCCCGTCCCCTTGAAGTAGGACTCCGCCACGGCCGGCCCGCGCACCTTCAGCCGCCCGAAGGTCTTGCCGTCGTGCGGCAGCGGGCGGTCCTCGTCGTCCGTGATCTTCATCTCCACGCCGAAGGGCGGCGACCCCTGCTTCACCTGCAGGTCGAGCCAGGCTTCGTCGTCCGCCGGCCGGGTCTCCGGCTTGGGCGTGCAGATGGTGCCGAGCGGGCTCATCTCCGTCATGCCCCACGCGTGCCGGACCTCCACCCCGTAGCGCTTCAGGAACTTCTCCGTGATGGCGCGCGGGCAGGCCGATCCCCCGATCACGACGCGCTTGAGGCTGGTCAGGTTCCCGCCGGTCGCCTCCAGGTGCTGCAGCAGCATCAGCCAGACGGTCGGCACCGCAGCCGTGAAGGTCACGCCGTAGGCCTCGAGCATCTCGTGCACGGCGGCGCCGTCGAGCCGCCCCCCGGGCAGCACCAGGCCGGCCCCGGTCAGCGGCGCCGTGAAGGCGAGGGACCAGCAGTTGGCGTGGAACATCGGAACCACGGGCATGACCACGTCGGCCGCCCCGATCCCCATCATGTCGGGCGTCGCGGCCATCCAGGCGTGCAGCACGTTGGAACGGTGCGAGTAGACGACGCCCTTGGGGTGGCCGGTCGTGCCGGAGGTGTAGCACATGCCCGCCGCGGTGTTCTCGTCGAACGCACGCCACGCGAAATCGCCGTCCGCCTCGGCCAGCCAGTCCTCGTACGCCACTGCGTTGGCAAGCGAGGTCGCCGGCATGTGGGCGGCGTCGGTCAGCACGACGATCCGCTCCACCGTCGGGAGGGCGGCGGCGATCTTCTCCACGATCGGCAAGAAGGTGAGGTCGACGAAGAGGAGCCGGTCGGCCGCGTCGTTGATGATCCAGGCGATCTGGTCGGGGAAGAGCCGCGGGTTGACCGTATGGTAGACGGCCCCGATCCCCAGGAGCCCGTACCAGACCTCCAGGTGCCGCCAGGTGTTCCAGGCCAGCGTCGCGCAGCGGTCGCCGAGGCGGATCCCGTGCCGGTCGAGGCGCTGGGCAGCCCGCAACGCGCGGGCCCGCAGGTCGGCGTAGGTCGTGTGGTGGATCGGCCCCTCGCAGGATCGGCTGACGATCGGCCTGCCCCCGTGCTGGAGCGCCGCGTGGTCCAGGATCTTGGTGCACAGGAGCGGCCAGTGCTGCATCGTGCCGAGCATTGGAGCGTTTCTCCGGTCGTTTCTTGGTTCGGGGTCCGGCCTTCGGGTGAGGATCGCGGGTCGAGGCCGCGCTGTCCAGTCGGCACCTTACGGGACGGCCGGCTCCCGGACGGCAGGCTCGGCCGAAGGACCCCGCGGGTCGGGGGCCGGGCGGGCCAGCGGCCCGCCAGGGCGATGAACGATCTCGGCAAGGGCCCCCGGGCCGCTCCCGCCGGCCGCGCCGCCTGCTGGCACGACCGTCCGGAGGCGAACCCGTATTGTTCCGAAACGGAACAACCGTACTCCATCCGCACAGCATACACCGGCGGCGCATGTCCGGTTGCGGGCCTGCGTTCCTTAACGAAAGATTGATGAGTACCCCCTCCCGCGGGCCGCCGTTTACGTCTGATCGGAAAACGCCTTTCCGATCAGAGCGGCGCGGTCTGGCACGGCGGGGGCGGGGGGCGCTGGCACGCGGGTTGCGATGGGAAGGCCAGACCGCCTTCCGAGGACCGACCCCATGACCCGCAGCCTCTTCCCCGCCCTCACCGACTTCGCCCGCGACGAGCGCGGCTCGATCGCGGCGACCTTCGGCGGCGCGCTCCTCGGCATCATGGTGACCACCGGAGTCGCCGTCGACTACAGCCGCGCCGCGGCGGTCCGCAGCGAAATGCAGGGCGCCGCGGACGCCGCCTCGCTCGCCACCGCCCGGGCGATCGCCGCCGGCGAGAGCGACACCAAGAAGCTCCAGGCCGTCGCCCGCTCCATCTTCGACGCCAACATGCGGGCCGACATCGCCGAGACCGTGAAGTCGGCGGACTTCAAGGTCGTCACCGACCTGAAGACCAAGACCGCGAGCGTCAAGGCGACCGCGCACATGAAGACGGTCCTCATCGGCATTGCCGGCGTCGACGTGGTCGACCTCGGCGTGTCCTCCGACTCGACCGTCGACGGCACGAAGTTCGAGATCGCCATGATGGTCGACATGACCGGCTCGATGGCGTCCAAGCCGAAGGCCGGCGGCCCGACCAAGATCGCCTCCCTGAAGTCCGCCTCGACGGACTTCATCAACACGCTCCTGCCGGCGAACGGCGCCAACAAGGAGGTGGTGCGGATCGGCGTCGTCCCCTTCGCGGCCTCCGTCAACGCCGGCGCCTACGCGGCCGCGGTGAGCGGCGGCAAGAGCACCGCCTGCGTCACCGAGCGCTACCTGTCCGGCGTCATCGACAGCTCGGACGCGAGCGGCAAGGTCTCCCCCGTCGGCGTGTCCGCCGCCGCCGACTGCCCGGCCAACAAGGTCCGTCCGCTCACCAACGACCGCACCGCCCTGCTCGCCGACGTCTCCGCCTTCACGGCGAGCGGCACCACCGCCGGCCACCTCGGCACGATCTGGGCCCGCTACGTCCTCTCCGCCAAGTGGAGCGACGTCTGGACCGGCGCGGCCGCCTCCGCCACCGGCGCCAAGGGCGTCCGGAAGGTGGCGATCCTCATGACCGACGGCCTCTACAACACCTCCTACGGCACGACCGGCAAGCAGACCGTCGTGGAGCCCAACCCGGCCTCCATGGACGCCGCGCTCGCCGCCTGCGGGGCCATGAACAAGGAAGGCATCACGGTCTACACCATCGGCTTCGACTTGACCGGCGCCTCCGGCACCTGGGCCAAGAAGATGCTCGAGGATTGCGCCTCGACCATCACGGACCAGAACGGCGTCAAGCGGAAGGCCTTCTACGACGCCGCCGACGGCGCCGCCCTCAAGGCCGCCTACGACGAGATCGCCGCCCAGATTCTCAAGATCCGCCTCTCCTCCTGATCGCGGCGGAGACGGAATTTAAGCAGACCTTTTCACCAGTGGTTCTTGCAGGAAAACCAGGGGAGCTCCCGATCAGGGGCTCCCCTTTTTCACGAGGACGGCCCGCCCGGCATGCCCGACGGGCATGACCGTCGTGCGGCCCCGCACCTGACGGGCGGCTCCGCCTCGGCTATGGTCCGCGCTTCCGCCGCGCACGGCGCGCCGCCTTCGTGAGAGACGACCATGACCCAGCTCACCAACATGCAGGTCCGCGACATCGAGGCCCTGGTGCATCCCTACACGCCGCAGCATCGGCTGCGCGAGATCGGGCCCCTGGTCCTGGAGCGCGGCCATGGTGTCTTCGTCGTCGACACGCAGGGCAAGGAATACATCGAGGGCATGTCCGGCCTCTGGTGCGCCGGGCTCGGCTTCTCGGACGAGGAGATGATCGAGGCGGGGACGGAGCAGCTGAAGAAGCTGCCCTACTACCACCTCTTCGGCGCCAAGGGCTACGAGGTCGCCATCGAGCTGGCCGAGAAGCTCAAGGAGATCGCGCCGGTGCCGATCTCCAAGGTGCTGTTCTCCTCCTCCGGCTCGGAGGCGAACGACACGCAGATCAAGCTGGCCTGGTACTACAACAACGCCCTCGGCCGCCCCGACAAGAAGAAGATCATCAGTCGCATCAAGGCCTACCACGGCGTCACCGTGATGACCGCCTCGCTCACCGGCCTGCCCAACAACCACATCGACTTCGACCTGCCGGTCGCGCGCGTCGTCCACGCCGACTGCCCGCAATACTACCGCTTCGCCCAGGAGGGCGAGACCGAGGCCGAGTTCGTCGCCCGCCTCGCCGCCAGCCTCGAGGCGCTCATCCTGCGCGAGGGTCCCGAGACCGTGGCGGCCTTCATCGCCGAGCCGATCATGGGGGCCGGCGGCGTGGTCGTGCCCCCCGACAGCTACTTCCCGGCCATCCAGCCGATCCTGGCGAAATACGACATCCTCTGCATCTCCGACGAGGTGATCTGCGGATTCGGTCGCACCGGAAACTGGTTCGGCTGCGAGACCATGGACTTCGTGCCGCACACGATCTCGGTGGCCAAGCAGCTCACCGCCTCCTACGCACCGCTCTCGGCCGTCCTCCTGCCCCAGTTCATGATCGACGCGCTGGAGAGCCAGTCCGCCAAGATCGGCACCTTCGGGCACGGCTTCACCTATGGCGGCCACCCGCTCGGCTGCGCCCTCGGCATCAAGGCGATCGAGATCTACAAGAAGCGCGACATCCTCGGCCGCGTGCGCGGGCTCGCGCCCCGCTTCGCCGAGCGCATCAAGCGCCTGGAGGACCATCCGCTCGTCGGCAACGGCCGCTCCAAGGGCCTCGTCGGCGGCGTCGAGCTCGTCGCCGACAAGGCGACCCGCCGGCCCTTCGACCCCAAGAAGGGCGTCGCGGCCCAGTGCGTCGCCTTCCTGCAGGCACGCGGCGCGATCCTGCGCGCGATCGGCGACACCATCGCGATCTGCCCGCCGATGATCATCGCCGAGGCCGAACTCGACGAGCTCTTCGACCGGCTCGAAAAGGCGCTCGACGACGGCGAGGCCTGGGTCCGCAAGGAGGGCCTGCGCGGCTGAGGGCAGGGGCCCCGGCGGGATCGCGGCAACCCCATGTGCCGCGGTCCCGGGTCACGGGCTCTTGCGTCTGCGGTGAATATGTCTATACATTATCCGGGTGCTTCCCGCTCCCGGATGATGCGTCATGGCGCCTTCACTCGAGCCCGCCCGCCTCTATACAGACTGCCGCCTCGCCACCATGCGCCCGGACCGCCCCGGGCTCGGGGTGGTCGAGGCCGCCGCCCTCCTGACGCGCGGCGGGCGCATCGTCTATGCCGGCCCGGCCGCCGACCTGCCGGCCGCCGAGGCCCGCGATGCCGAACGCGTCGTCTGCGACGGCCGCTGGATCACCCCC carries:
- a CDS encoding long-chain-fatty-acid--CoA ligase; this translates as MLGTMQHWPLLCTKILDHAALQHGGRPIVSRSCEGPIHHTTYADLRARALRAAQRLDRHGIRLGDRCATLAWNTWRHLEVWYGLLGIGAVYHTVNPRLFPDQIAWIINDAADRLLFVDLTFLPIVEKIAAALPTVERIVVLTDAAHMPATSLANAVAYEDWLAEADGDFAWRAFDENTAAGMCYTSGTTGHPKGVVYSHRSNVLHAWMAATPDMMGIGAADVVMPVVPMFHANCWSLAFTAPLTGAGLVLPGGRLDGAAVHEMLEAYGVTFTAAVPTVWLMLLQHLEATGGNLTSLKRVVIGGSACPRAITEKFLKRYGVEVRHAWGMTEMSPLGTICTPKPETRPADDEAWLDLQVKQGSPPFGVEMKITDDEDRPLPHDGKTFGRLKVRGPAVAESYFKGTGAESFDAEHWFDTGDVATIDPYGYMQITDRAKDVIKSGGEWISSIDLENLAVGHPDVAEAAVIGIAHPKWDERPLLVVVPRKDREPSKESILGFMEGKIARWWMPDDVVVVPEIPHTATGKIQKTTLREQFRDYRFPGTS
- a CDS encoding pilus assembly protein TadG-related protein; amino-acid sequence: MTRSLFPALTDFARDERGSIAATFGGALLGIMVTTGVAVDYSRAAAVRSEMQGAADAASLATARAIAAGESDTKKLQAVARSIFDANMRADIAETVKSADFKVVTDLKTKTASVKATAHMKTVLIGIAGVDVVDLGVSSDSTVDGTKFEIAMMVDMTGSMASKPKAGGPTKIASLKSASTDFINTLLPANGANKEVVRIGVVPFAASVNAGAYAAAVSGGKSTACVTERYLSGVIDSSDASGKVSPVGVSAAADCPANKVRPLTNDRTALLADVSAFTASGTTAGHLGTIWARYVLSAKWSDVWTGAAASATGAKGVRKVAILMTDGLYNTSYGTTGKQTVVEPNPASMDAALAACGAMNKEGITVYTIGFDLTGASGTWAKKMLEDCASTITDQNGVKRKAFYDAADGAALKAAYDEIAAQILKIRLSS
- a CDS encoding aminotransferase, whose protein sequence is MTQLTNMQVRDIEALVHPYTPQHRLREIGPLVLERGHGVFVVDTQGKEYIEGMSGLWCAGLGFSDEEMIEAGTEQLKKLPYYHLFGAKGYEVAIELAEKLKEIAPVPISKVLFSSSGSEANDTQIKLAWYYNNALGRPDKKKIISRIKAYHGVTVMTASLTGLPNNHIDFDLPVARVVHADCPQYYRFAQEGETEAEFVARLAASLEALILREGPETVAAFIAEPIMGAGGVVVPPDSYFPAIQPILAKYDILCISDEVICGFGRTGNWFGCETMDFVPHTISVAKQLTASYAPLSAVLLPQFMIDALESQSAKIGTFGHGFTYGGHPLGCALGIKAIEIYKKRDILGRVRGLAPRFAERIKRLEDHPLVGNGRSKGLVGGVELVADKATRRPFDPKKGVAAQCVAFLQARGAILRAIGDTIAICPPMIIAEAELDELFDRLEKALDDGEAWVRKEGLRG